TGGTCGTACGCCTTCTATCTGCTGCACCAGACCGTCAACCGGCAGATCCTCGACACCTGGGGCCGCCCGCAGCCGGAGAACTTCGCGGTGTTCACGCTCCTCGGCGTCGGGGTCACCGTGCTCGCGCTGTCCTGGGCGATGTTCACCTTCGTCGAGGAACCGGCCAGGAAGTGGTGCCTCCGGCGGACCCCGCGCGCATGGAGCCGTAAAAGAGCGGCGGCGGACGTGAGGTGACGGCGTGACCCATTCGGCGAGTGGGCGTTGAAAGCGATCAGCGCCCGGATACGACCAATCTCGGAGGATACGTGCACCAGTCCGCGTACGAACAGATGGAACTCTGTGTGGAGCAGTACATGCCCGCGGGGAAGCGCCACCGGGTGATCGACCTCGGGGCCCGGGTCTCCGACGGGCAGACCCGCACCCACAAGACCCTGCTCGAAGGGCGTGACACCGAGTACGTGGGCGTCGACGTCCTCGACGGCCGCAACGTCGACGCGGTGATGACGAAGCCGTACCGCATCCCCGTGAAGTCCCGCAGCGCCGACTTCGTCATCTCCGGGCAGGCCTTCGAGCACATCCCCTTCTTCTGGGCGACGATGCTGGAGATCGCCCGCGTCCTGAAGCCGCAGGGCATCGCCTTCGTGACGGCGCCCTCGCGCGGCCATGTGCACGACGCGCAGGACTGCTGGCGCTACTACCCCGACGGGTTCCGCGCCCTGGCCGCGTACACCCGGCTCGAACTCCGCGAGGCCTACACGGACTTCCCGCCCATGAAGGGCATCCGCCACGCGTACGGGAGCATCGACGCCAAGCACGCCTATTGGGGTGACTCCGTCGGCGTGTTCCAGCGGCCCAAGAACTACCCGGCCCTCACCATGGCCTTCGTGCGCTCCACGACCACCTGGTGGGCGAACAGGATCGGCGGGGTCGACGGCGTCCCGCTGCCGAAGCCCGTCGACGGCCGCGCCGACTGCGGCAGGCCGAAGGTGGTGGCACCGCGCGAGGAGGACGAGCAGTCCGTTTCGGCCGCAAGTGACGCCAGATGAAACTATGTTGACGAAATGTGGCATCACGGGTGACTTTGCGCGTACTGTCCGCTCCCATGGCATGGCGACGCGTTGTGAATGGCGCATTGAAGCAACTGACCGGATACCAGCTGAGGCGCACCCCGGTGCCGGCCCAGCGCGCGGCGGCCCCGGTGCCGAAGCCCGCCCCGGCATCGAAGCCCAAGCCGAAGCCGAAGGCCCTGAACCTCCCCGCCGACTACGACGACGAGGCGAAGGAGATCATCCGTGCGGTGAAGCCGTACACGATGACCTCTCCCGAACGGCTGAACGCCTTCATCCTGGCGACCCGGCACGTCGTCCGGCACAACATTCCCGGCGACATCGTCGAGTGCGGTGTGTGGCGCGGCGGTTCGATGCAGGCGTGCGCCAAGGCGCTGCTCGCCGCCGGTGACACCGAGCGCGACCTGTACCTCTTCGACACGTACGAGGGCATGACCCCGCCCACCGAGGAGGACCTGCGCCTCGACGGCAAGTCCGCCGAGGAGCTGCTCAACGCGCAGGGGAAGGACCGCCCGATCTGGGCGGTCGCCTCCCTCGACGACGTCAGGTCCGGCTTCGAGAAGGTGCCCTACCCCAAGGAGCGCGTGCACTACGTCCAGGGAAGGGTCGAGGAGACCGTCCCGCGCGAGGCGCCCGAGCAGATCTCCGTCCTGCGCCTGGACACCGACTGGTACGCCTCCACCAAGCACGAACTGGAGCACCTGTACGCACGGTTGGTCAGCGGCGGCGTCCTGCTCATCGACGACTACGGCTACTGGCAGGGGTCCCGCCAGGCGGTCGACGAGTTCATGGAGAAGACCGGCGAACGGCTGCTGCTCCTGCGCATGGACGAGGGCCGCATCGCCGTGAAGCCCTGACCCGGCGGCGCGCCCCGGCCCGGACCAACCGAATACGTCAGGCATGTGAGCGGGCCCAGTGCCCGGCGGCCCCGCGCCGCCGGGTACCGGGCCTGCCCGCGTGATCACCCGAATGGCTCTGTGCGGGTGACCCGGAAGGGCGGTCGTTGTTAACCGGGTGGCCCTCAGCAGGACGCGCAGCCGTGCCCGTCAGCTCTCCGGAAGGAATGTGCGCAGCGCATGACACCCCGACTCGCCGTCGTCGTCCCCGTCTACAACGTCGAGGAGTTTCTCGCCCCTTGCCTCCGGTCACTGGCCGAGCAGACCATGCCGGACCTCGAGGTCGTCATGGTCAACGACGGTTCCACCGACGGGAGTCCACGCATCGCCCGCGAGTTCGCCGCCGGGGACACCAGATTCCGCCTGATCGAGCAGGAGAACGCGGGGCTCGGGGCGGCCCGCAACGCGGGGGTGCGCGAGGCGCGGGGCACGTACCTGACGTTCGTCGACAGCGACGACGTCGTCCCACGGGACGCGTACGAGCGGATGCTCGCCGCACTGGAGGAGTCGGGCTCCGACTTCGTCACCGGCAACGTCCACCGGCTGCGCTCCGCGGGCCGCAGCGAGCAGTCGCCGATGTTCCGCAAGATGATGGAGAAGGACCGCAGCGGCACGCACGTCACCCGCGACTGGGACCTGCTCGGCGACCGCATCGCCTGCAACAAGGTCTTCCGCAGGGACTTCTGGGACAAGCACGCCTTCACCTTCCCCGAGGGCGTGCTCTTCGAGGACACCCCCGTCATGATCCCCGCCCACTTCCTCGCCGGTGCCGTCGACGTACTGAAGGAACCCGTCTACCTCTGGCGCGACCGCGACGGCTCCATCACCACCCGCCGCGCCAAGCCCCGCGCCGTCCGCGACCGCACCGCCGCCGTCCTTGCGGCCAGCGGCTTCCTCGCGGCGCGGGCCGCCGAGGCGGCGGGCACCCCGCGGGGGGTGGTGTTCGCGAAGGCCAAGCGGCGCTACGACACCACGGTCCTGTCCGGGGACCTGTGGCTGTTCATGGAGGCCCTGCCGCACGGCGACTCCACGTACCACGACGTCTTCATGGAGCAGGCCAACGCCTTCGCCGACACCGTCGACCCCGCGGTCGTCGCCGCACTGCCGCCCCCGCTGCGCGTGCGCTGGCAGCTCATCCGCCAGCGCCGGGTCACCGACCTGCTCACCTTCATGGCGTACGAGAAGTCCCACCCCGACGCCTTCCGGGTCCGCGGCCTGCGCGGGCGCCGCGCCGAGTTCCCCGGGATCGGCGGACTGCCGCGCGAGACCGTCGCCCTGAAACGCTCCGATCTGCCGCTCACCGCACAACTCACGCACATCGCCTGGGACGAGCAGGGCAGGCTGCGGCTCAAGGGCTTCGCCTACATCCCCAACCTGCCCGCGGGGCGCGTCGGGGCGCGCGCCAGGGTCGCCTGGCTGCGGTCGGGACGGCGCCGCGTGCTGCCGCTGGCGCTGCGCACGGTGCGGGCGCGCGAGGCGACGTACCGCTCCAAGCAGGGCCTGCACAGCTACGACCGGTCGGGGTTCGAGACGGTCATCGACCCCCGCAGGACCGTGACCAAGCGGCGCAGCACCACCTGGAAGGTGGAGATGGGCGTGGTCAGCGGATTCCTGCCGCGCACCGGGCCGGTCAGGACGAGCAGCCCGCCGCGGCTCCCCGTGCGGTATCTGGAGGAGTTCCTGCGGGCGGCCGTCACCCTCAGCAAGGGGCGGCTGCGGCTGCGCACGGAGCGGGTGGCGGCGCGGCTCGTCACGCACGAGGGCTGCGGCACCGCCGTCCGGCTGCACGGGCGGCTCGCGCCCGGGGAGTCGCAGGCCGTCGATGCCCTGCGCGTCGAGAACTGGGCCACCAAGGAGGCGCACTACGTCCCCGCCCTGGTGAACGGCCGCGACTTCAGCGCCGATGTGCCGCTCGGCCTCTTCCACGCCGGTACGGACGAGCGCACCGGCGAGCCGCGCAAGGCCGACCCGTGGGGCGTCGCACTGGTCCGCGAGGGCGGCGAGCGCACCCCGCTCGCCGCCTGCCCCGAGGTAGCCGCGGGGCGCTACGGACTGCTGCCGGGGCGTGAACTCCTCGTCCTCGCCAACGCGTCGGGGAACCTGGAGCTGCGCGACCAGACGGTGCGACCGCTCGTCTCCACCGTTACCTGGGACGACGAGCTGCGCATCGAGGGCAGCCACCCCGACGCGGAGACCCGCACCGGGGAACTGGTCCTCGTGCACGCCGGACACGGCGACGAGGCCGTGGTGCCGGTGCGGATCGCGGACGGCCGGTTCTCGTCCGCGCTGCGTCCCGAGGCCGTGCCCGGCCCCGGAGGCACGCTGCCGCTCGCAGAAGGACGCTGGAACCTCTTCCTGCGCGAGCGGGGCACGACGGACCCCGAGCAGTACACGCCTGTGTGCGTGGCGCCGGGCAAGGGCCGCGAACTGCCGCTCGTACGCACCAGGTCAGGCCGCGACATCAGCCTGAAGCGGCACGCCCACGACGGCCTCCACCTGCGCTCGGGCTCCGCGCTGCCCGACGCCGACCGGGGCGGCCCGCGCCAGCGCAGACTGCGCGAGGAGTACGCGGTCCGGCGCGGCGGCCCGCTCCGGGACGCCGTCCTGTACTGCAGCTTCGACGGACGCCAGTACTCGGACTCGCCCCGCGCCGTGCACGAGGAACTGGTCGCCAGAGGCGTCGACCTGGAGCACCTGTGGGTGGTCCGCGACCAGCAGGTGGCGCTGCCCGGGAGCGCCACGCCGGTCGCCCTGTGGAGCGCCGAGTGGTACGAGGCCCTCGCCCGCTGCCGCTACGTCGTGACCAACACCCAGCTGCCCGAATGGTTCGAGCGCGCCGAGGGCCAGTACGTCGTGCAGACCTGGCACGGCACCCCGCTCAAGCGCATCGGCCGCGACCTCGCGGGCCACGCCTCCGGGGACCGCGCCTACATGGCGACCCTGCCCGGCCGCGCCGACCAGTGGAGCGTGCTCGTCTCCCCTAACCGCTTCTCGACGCCCGTCCTGCGCGGCGCCTTCGGCTACACCGGCGAGGTCCTGGAACGCGGCTACCCGCGCAACGACCTGCTGCACGCCGCCGACCGCGCGAAGGTCGCCGCCTCCGTGCGCGAACGGCTCGGCATCCCCGAGGGCAGACGCGTCGTCCTGTACGCGCCCACGTGGCGCGAGAACCAGCCCAAGCAGGCCGGCCGCTACGCCCTCGACCTCCAGCTGGACCTCGAAGCCGCCGAACGCGCCATCGGTGACGACCAGACGCTCCTCGTCCGCAGGCACTACCTCGTCGGCGGCTCCGTCCCCGAATCGGACTTCGTGCGCGACGTCACGCGCCACCCCGACGTCAGCGAACTGCTCCTGATCAGCGACGTCCTGGTGACGGACTACTCGTCCCTGATGTTCGACTTCGCGCAGACCGGGCGCCCGATGCTCTTCCACACCTACGACCTCGACCACTACCGAGACACCCTGCGCGGCTTTTACTTCGACTTCGCGGCGCAGGCGCCAGGACCGCTGCTCGGCACCGGCGACGAGGTGATCGCGGCGCTGCGCGACCCGCACGCCGCCACCGCCGCGTACGCCGACGCCTACGACAGGTTCCGCGAGGTCTTCTGCGACCTGGACGACGGGCGCGCGGCCGCAGGGGTGGCGGACGCCATGCTCGAAGGAGGCCGCGCATGAGCACGCCGGAACTGCACGACGTGAGCTGCGTCGTGGTCGCGGGACCGGACACCGAGGCGCTGCGCGAATCGGTGCGGTCCGTGCTCGACCAGACGATGGGCAACGTCGAGGCGGTCGTCGTCGACCCCGGGACGGACGCCCCCGCCCGCGCCGCGGCGCGGGAGCTCGCCGCCGAACACCCGCACCGGGTACGCCTGGTCGGCGCCGACAGCGAACTGCCGGTCGCCGCCGCACGGAACCTCGGGCTCGACGCGGCACGCGGGCGGTACGTCATCGTGCTGGGCGACGGCGAACTCCTGGAGCGGCACGCCTGCCGCAACCTCTTCGACGCGGCCCGCTCCAGCGGGGCCGACCTGGTGGCGGGGCGCTGGACGCGGCTCACCGGCAACGGCAAAAAGGAGCGGGGCCCCGGCTGGCAGGCCCCGCTGCACGCGAGGACGCGGACGGTCGGGGACCTCGCCGACGCCCCCGAACTCGTCGCCAGGGACTCCCTGGTCACCGGCTTCTGCGTTCGCCGTGACCTCCTGCACCGGACACACCTGCGGTACGCGGAGGACCTCGCCCACAGCGAGGTCCTCTTCGGCGTCGAGGCCGCCCTCGTGGTCCGCGCCATCACCCTCGTGCCCAACCTGATCACCACCCGCCGCGCGGCAGCCGACCCGGCCCGCGAGACCCCCGCACTCGCCGCCGCCAACGACCGCGTCGCCGGGCTCCTCGTGAGCCTGGGCCGCCTCGACCTGGCCGACCGGCGCGAACGGGCCTTCCTCGTCGACCACGTGCTGCCCTGCGCCCGTACGTTCCCGCAGCTCACCGCCGAGGAGCGGCGCCGGGCCACGGCCCGCGTCGCCCCGCGTCTCGAAGGCCGCGCGGACCTGCGCGCCCTGGACGCCCTCGACCCCGTGGAGCGGGTGTGCGTGCGGCTGCTCGCGGAGGGCGACACGGACGGCGTCCTCGCCGCCGCGTACGCGCTGGGGCGGCCCGGGGTCGTCGTCTCGGAACTGACCGAACGCGAGGGCAAGGTCTACTGGCGCACGGACGGACTCGACGACCCCCAGGTACGAGAATTGCTCGACGTCACCGAACTCGGCCACCAGCACCGGCAGTTGGACGAGGTCCGGCTCCTGAACCGCCTCACCCGGTGCGACGTCGACGGCGGCACTGCGGTCCTCGAAGGGCACGTCGTGCTGCCCGGCGGCCTGCTGCCCGACCGGCCGCCGCTCACCGCCTGGCTCGACGTACGGGCGCACGGCACCGGACGGCGCGGCTTCCGCGTACCCGTGGAGGAGGTCCACTACGACGGCGGCGCGGTCCTCTGGCGGGCCACGGCGGTCCTCACCGCCCGGCTGCGCGACCTCGGCATCCGCGACCGCGCGTGGGAGCCGCGGCTGCACCTGGCCGCCGGCGGCCAGGACGTGACCACCGAACTCGTCGCCGAGCCCGAGACCGTGGGGGAGAGCCAGGGCGTCACCGTCACCGGCGCGAACAAGGTGGAGCTGCGCCTGGCGCCCCGCCACCGCACCGCCCGCACCCTGCGCGCGGCACTGCACTACGCCACGCACTTCCGCCCCGCG
This Streptomyces sp. NBC_01283 DNA region includes the following protein-coding sequences:
- a CDS encoding class I SAM-dependent methyltransferase, which translates into the protein MHQSAYEQMELCVEQYMPAGKRHRVIDLGARVSDGQTRTHKTLLEGRDTEYVGVDVLDGRNVDAVMTKPYRIPVKSRSADFVISGQAFEHIPFFWATMLEIARVLKPQGIAFVTAPSRGHVHDAQDCWRYYPDGFRALAAYTRLELREAYTDFPPMKGIRHAYGSIDAKHAYWGDSVGVFQRPKNYPALTMAFVRSTTTWWANRIGGVDGVPLPKPVDGRADCGRPKVVAPREEDEQSVSAASDAR
- a CDS encoding CDP-glycerol glycerophosphotransferase family protein, producing MTPRLAVVVPVYNVEEFLAPCLRSLAEQTMPDLEVVMVNDGSTDGSPRIAREFAAGDTRFRLIEQENAGLGAARNAGVREARGTYLTFVDSDDVVPRDAYERMLAALEESGSDFVTGNVHRLRSAGRSEQSPMFRKMMEKDRSGTHVTRDWDLLGDRIACNKVFRRDFWDKHAFTFPEGVLFEDTPVMIPAHFLAGAVDVLKEPVYLWRDRDGSITTRRAKPRAVRDRTAAVLAASGFLAARAAEAAGTPRGVVFAKAKRRYDTTVLSGDLWLFMEALPHGDSTYHDVFMEQANAFADTVDPAVVAALPPPLRVRWQLIRQRRVTDLLTFMAYEKSHPDAFRVRGLRGRRAEFPGIGGLPRETVALKRSDLPLTAQLTHIAWDEQGRLRLKGFAYIPNLPAGRVGARARVAWLRSGRRRVLPLALRTVRAREATYRSKQGLHSYDRSGFETVIDPRRTVTKRRSTTWKVEMGVVSGFLPRTGPVRTSSPPRLPVRYLEEFLRAAVTLSKGRLRLRTERVAARLVTHEGCGTAVRLHGRLAPGESQAVDALRVENWATKEAHYVPALVNGRDFSADVPLGLFHAGTDERTGEPRKADPWGVALVREGGERTPLAACPEVAAGRYGLLPGRELLVLANASGNLELRDQTVRPLVSTVTWDDELRIEGSHPDAETRTGELVLVHAGHGDEAVVPVRIADGRFSSALRPEAVPGPGGTLPLAEGRWNLFLRERGTTDPEQYTPVCVAPGKGRELPLVRTRSGRDISLKRHAHDGLHLRSGSALPDADRGGPRQRRLREEYAVRRGGPLRDAVLYCSFDGRQYSDSPRAVHEELVARGVDLEHLWVVRDQQVALPGSATPVALWSAEWYEALARCRYVVTNTQLPEWFERAEGQYVVQTWHGTPLKRIGRDLAGHASGDRAYMATLPGRADQWSVLVSPNRFSTPVLRGAFGYTGEVLERGYPRNDLLHAADRAKVAASVRERLGIPEGRRVVLYAPTWRENQPKQAGRYALDLQLDLEAAERAIGDDQTLLVRRHYLVGGSVPESDFVRDVTRHPDVSELLLISDVLVTDYSSLMFDFAQTGRPMLFHTYDLDHYRDTLRGFYFDFAAQAPGPLLGTGDEVIAALRDPHAATAAYADAYDRFREVFCDLDDGRAAAGVADAMLEGGRA
- a CDS encoding CDP-glycerol glycerophosphotransferase family protein → MSTPELHDVSCVVVAGPDTEALRESVRSVLDQTMGNVEAVVVDPGTDAPARAAARELAAEHPHRVRLVGADSELPVAAARNLGLDAARGRYVIVLGDGELLERHACRNLFDAARSSGADLVAGRWTRLTGNGKKERGPGWQAPLHARTRTVGDLADAPELVARDSLVTGFCVRRDLLHRTHLRYAEDLAHSEVLFGVEAALVVRAITLVPNLITTRRAAADPARETPALAAANDRVAGLLVSLGRLDLADRRERAFLVDHVLPCARTFPQLTAEERRRATARVAPRLEGRADLRALDALDPVERVCVRLLAEGDTDGVLAAAYALGRPGVVVSELTEREGKVYWRTDGLDDPQVRELLDVTELGHQHRQLDEVRLLNRLTRCDVDGGTAVLEGHVVLPGGLLPDRPPLTAWLDVRAHGTGRRGFRVPVEEVHYDGGAVLWRATAVLTARLRDLGIRDRAWEPRLHLAAGGQDVTTELVAEPETVGESQGVTVTGANKVELRLAPRHRTARTLRAALHYATHFRPARKLRLGLRALRKRWDGLSGHGVKVRVYRRALRRLPVSKGSVVFESHMGRCYGDSPRAVHQEITDRGLRLRCTWSYATSADGFPGSARLVPRWSWRYLWALARAEFWIDNQGFPHALDKPRHTTYLQTWHGSAYKRMGFDEARVKTQNAPHREWLQRAVDRFDHFLVRSEHDVNTLARAYGIPEERLLRCGYPRNDRLLAARARDETSGRFPRPPVAADLGIPDHKTVVLYAPTFRGLPPKNNKAVRLPLDVRKFADRFGDTHVLLVRAHYMQAASLPVCPPGTVVDVSAHHDVSELLCLADVLVTDYSSIMFDFALLDRPLVHFAPDLDAYTAERGSYFSLRDDAGGPVVETEEELLRVLGTLKQTDGAWTEARRAFAARFGAYDQGRAAAGVVDALFGERFGNGNTETRGGA
- a CDS encoding TylF/MycF/NovP-related O-methyltransferase; this translates as MAWRRVVNGALKQLTGYQLRRTPVPAQRAAAPVPKPAPASKPKPKPKALNLPADYDDEAKEIIRAVKPYTMTSPERLNAFILATRHVVRHNIPGDIVECGVWRGGSMQACAKALLAAGDTERDLYLFDTYEGMTPPTEEDLRLDGKSAEELLNAQGKDRPIWAVASLDDVRSGFEKVPYPKERVHYVQGRVEETVPREAPEQISVLRLDTDWYASTKHELEHLYARLVSGGVLLIDDYGYWQGSRQAVDEFMEKTGERLLLLRMDEGRIAVKP